The following nucleotide sequence is from Halapricum desulfuricans.
TCGAGGACGTCCGCGATCTCCGCGCGGTCCGCTAGTCTCTTTCGCGTCTGTCGATCCGCTGCTGTGCACGCCGGAAGATCCCTCTGAGCGTGACTGCTTCCCGGTCGGTCGGATGCGCGCGGCCGATCAGTCGTCTGAAGAGCCGGCCGGCCTTGTCGCGCTTCTCGTCGGGGTGATCAATCGTCTCGAGAAACGTCCCGAACTGGTCGTGCAACCCCTCGATCCCGCGTTCGCTCGCCCGGTCGTGAGTCGGGTCGGGGAGCTGGGTCGATTCGAGGGTCAGCGAGCGCATCTCATAGAGGACGATCGTCGCGGCCTGTCCGAGGTTCAAAACGGGGTACGCCTCGGAGGCGGGGATCGAGCACACTTCGTCGAGTTCGGCCAGTTCCGCGTTGGTGAGCCCGACGCTCTCGCGGCCGAAGACGAGACAGGTGTCGGCCCGGACATCCGCGAGGCTGTCGGCCAGCTCTCGGGGCGTCCGGAAGGGGTACCGGACGTGCTTGCGAGCGTCCTCGTTGGTGACCGCCGTACAGCCCACCGTGTGGTAGTTCTCGACGAGGTGCTCGAAGGTGACTTCCCGGGCGTTCGGGAGGACGTCCTCGCGGGCCTGCCCGGCGAACCCGTAGGCCTCGCCGTCCGGATCCAGCTCCGGCGGGTTCACGAGCAACAGCTCCTCGAGGCCGAAGTTCTTCATCGAGCGGGCGATCGTGCCGACGTTGCCCGGCGTCTCGGCGTCGACGACGGCGACGCTGATCATGTGTCGAGATCGCCCACGTCCACGTCGAGCGCCTCGCGTTCGCCCTCGTCCATCTCCTCGAGCTCCGCCTCGAGAGACGGGATCCCGCCGGCGGCGGCCGCGTCGGGAAGCGCGTCCGGCTCGGTGTCGACGTGTTCGATCTCGCCGTAGTCCTCGGGCGCACACCCGCCGTCGGCGATCCACTCCAGAAAAGTGTCGGCAAGCGCCGCGCTGCCGGCGTACTCCTCACCGCCGAGTTCGCGGAACCAGTAGAAGAAGTCGGATTCGTGCTCCGCACAGAGCAGTACCTCGTGCATCGGCTCGCCATAGACCGCGCTGGCGACGTTGCAGTGACGTTCGTCGTCTTCCAGAACCATACAGACGTCGCAGGCGTTGCCGAGAATAGCCGTGAGCCGCGAGACGCGCCGGCGAGGCGCCGGAGGCATCTCTGCGAGCGGTTTGATCGCCCCGTTCGCGTCGAAGACCTCCTCCTCGTCGAAACGCCAGCCCCGAAGCCCGATGCTGACCTTGCCCATACCGGCCGGTTGGAGGCCCGGCGATAAAAACCGCGTGGCACGCGCGGCTCGCCCCCGAGTCGAAAGTCCGGATTATAAGAGCCTCGACGCCAACAGGCAAGACACAATGAGTACCGGGACTACGATGGCGTCGATGTCCTCGTATGCCATTCTCGGCTGCGGGAGCGTGGGGCACGCGGTGGCCGAGGAACTCGTCGAGGAGGGCAAGGACGTGCTCATCCTCGACAAGGACGACGGGCGGGTCGAGGCGCTCCGGGATCAGGACCTCAACGCGCAGGTCAGCGACATCCGCGATTCCGAAATCATCGAGCACGTCGAGGGGCGCGACGCGGTGTTGATCCTCTCCTCGGACGTCGAGGCGAACAAGGCGGCAACGGAGACGCTCAGAGGGGCCGAGACCGATCACTTCATCGTCGCTCGAGCGTCCGATCCGGTCTCCGCCGACGAACTGACCGAACTGGGAGCCGACGTCGTCATCAACCCCTCGGCAGTGATCGCCGACTCGGCGCTTCGATCGCTTGAGACCGGCGAACTCGAACACCGGGCCGAACAGCTGGCGGCACTCATCGACGGCACCGAATCGCGGCTCGCGATCCTGATCCATCGCGGTCCGGACCCGGACTCGATCGCAAGCGCCGCGGCGCTGCAGGCGATCGCCGAACATCGGGATATCGAGGCCGACATCGTCTACGAGGGCGAGATCGGCCACCACGAGAACCGGGCGTTCGTCAACCTGCTCGGGATCGAACTCGTCTCGCGAAACGAGGTCGATTTCGAGCGGTACGATACCGTCGCGCTGGTCGATTACTCCAAGACCGGCGACACGGAGTTGATGCCCGAGACGGACGTCGACATCGTCATCGATCACCGCGAACCGGACGCCGACATCGAGACTGATTTCTCGGACATCCGCCCGAACGTCTCGGCCACCTCGACGATCCTCACGAAGTACGTCCAGGAATTCGATCTAAATCTCAGTCAGGAAGTCGCGACCGCACTGCTGTACGGCATCCGCGCGGAGACGCTGGATTTCAAGCGCGACACCACGCCAGCAGACCTGACGGCCGCGGCATATCTGTATCCCTTCGCCGATCACGACACGCTCGAGCAGGTCGAATCGCCGTCGATGAGTCCCGAGACGCTAGACGTGCTCGCCGAGGCGATTCGCAACCGCGACGTCCGGGGGAGCCACCTGATCTCGAACGCGGGATTCATCCGCGACCGGGAGGCGCTGACTCAGGCCGCCCAGCAACTGCTCAACCTCGAGGGGATCACGACGACGGCCGTCTTCGGGATCGTCGACGACACGATCTACCTCGCCGCGCGCTCGAAGGACATCCGACTGAACATCGGAAACGTCCTCGGCGACGCCTTTTCGGATATCGGCGAGTCGGCCGGTCACTCGACCGACGCGAGCGTCGAGATCCCGCTGGGCATTTTCACCGGCATCGAATCGACCGAGGACAACCGCGACTTGTTGCTGTCGCTGACCGAAGAAGCCGTCAAGACGAAGCTGTTCGAGGCGATGGGCGTCGAGAGCAGCGGTGACGGTTCGAACGGGAGCTAGCGGTCAGGCGACGACCTCGTCGTCGGACTCGTCTTCGCCGGGACGCTTGAGTCCCTCGACGATGTCGTTGACGATGACGATGTCGCCGACGGCCTGTACCCAGCGATAGGGCACGATGACGCCGCGCGACCGGTTGATCTCCTGATCGAACAGTTCCTGGTTGAGCTGGTGCAGCGCCAGCCCGGTGACGTTCTCGGTCGCGAGGTCGAGCCGCAGGTCTTCGATCTCGCCGACGAAAACGCCGTTGTTCGAGTAGACCTCGCGACCGACCAGCGTCGTGATCTCCGACGGGGGAGTCTCTCTGTCGACAGCCATGTGCGGTGTCTCGGGATGTGGGGCCT
It contains:
- a CDS encoding RNA methyltransferase, coding for MISVAVVDAETPGNVGTIARSMKNFGLEELLLVNPPELDPDGEAYGFAGQAREDVLPNAREVTFEHLVENYHTVGCTAVTNEDARKHVRYPFRTPRELADSLADVRADTCLVFGRESVGLTNAELAELDEVCSIPASEAYPVLNLGQAATIVLYEMRSLTLESTQLPDPTHDRASERGIEGLHDQFGTFLETIDHPDEKRDKAGRLFRRLIGRAHPTDREAVTLRGIFRRAQQRIDRRERD
- a CDS encoding DHH family phosphoesterase, which encodes MSTGTTMASMSSYAILGCGSVGHAVAEELVEEGKDVLILDKDDGRVEALRDQDLNAQVSDIRDSEIIEHVEGRDAVLILSSDVEANKAATETLRGAETDHFIVARASDPVSADELTELGADVVINPSAVIADSALRSLETGELEHRAEQLAALIDGTESRLAILIHRGPDPDSIASAAALQAIAEHRDIEADIVYEGEIGHHENRAFVNLLGIELVSRNEVDFERYDTVALVDYSKTGDTELMPETDVDIVIDHREPDADIETDFSDIRPNVSATSTILTKYVQEFDLNLSQEVATALLYGIRAETLDFKRDTTPADLTAAAYLYPFADHDTLEQVESPSMSPETLDVLAEAIRNRDVRGSHLISNAGFIRDREALTQAAQQLLNLEGITTTAVFGIVDDTIYLAARSKDIRLNIGNVLGDAFSDIGESAGHSTDASVEIPLGIFTGIESTEDNRDLLLSLTEEAVKTKLFEAMGVESSGDGSNGS
- a CDS encoding PRC-barrel domain-containing protein, whose translation is MAVDRETPPSEITTLVGREVYSNNGVFVGEIEDLRLDLATENVTGLALHQLNQELFDQEINRSRGVIVPYRWVQAVGDIVIVNDIVEGLKRPGEDESDDEVVA